Proteins from a single region of Pseudopedobacter saltans DSM 12145:
- the nadC gene encoding carboxylating nicotinate-nucleotide diphosphorylase, which translates to MDKNIVRQIIKSALAEDLGDGDHTSLSTIPKDAKGKARLLVKEDGVIAGVDVAVEVCNEVDPDLNVEILLKDGTEVKVGDVVLYVSGSVQSILVAERLLLNLMQRMSGIATTTHKIVKNLKGTGTKVLDTRKTTPNLRYLEKMAVKIGGGVNHRFGLYDMILIKDNHVDYAGGIENAVKAAQDYLKKENRNLQIEVEVRNLEELRSVLAIGGIDRVLLDNFNFEDLKKAVAIVDKTVATEASGNITPQNALDYAKCGVDYISMGALTHSVKGLDLSLKAVVG; encoded by the coding sequence TTGGATAAGAATATTGTTCGACAAATTATAAAATCGGCTTTAGCCGAAGACCTAGGAGATGGAGACCATACCTCTCTTTCAACCATTCCTAAAGATGCAAAGGGAAAAGCCAGATTATTAGTTAAAGAAGATGGAGTAATAGCGGGTGTAGATGTTGCGGTGGAAGTTTGCAACGAAGTGGATCCCGATTTAAATGTGGAAATCTTACTTAAAGACGGAACAGAAGTAAAGGTTGGTGATGTTGTTTTGTATGTATCCGGAAGTGTACAATCTATTTTAGTAGCCGAAAGATTACTCCTGAATTTAATGCAGCGAATGAGTGGCATTGCAACCACGACCCATAAAATAGTGAAAAATCTAAAAGGTACGGGAACAAAGGTGTTAGACACACGTAAAACCACCCCTAACTTAAGATATCTGGAAAAAATGGCCGTGAAAATAGGAGGTGGGGTAAATCACCGTTTCGGATTGTACGATATGATTTTGATCAAAGATAATCACGTTGATTATGCTGGTGGCATAGAAAATGCAGTTAAAGCGGCACAAGATTATCTGAAAAAAGAAAATAGAAATCTGCAAATAGAAGTCGAGGTTAGAAATTTAGAAGAATTAAGAAGCGTATTGGCAATAGGAGGGATAGACAGAGTTCTGTTGGATAATTTTAATTTCGAAGATCTGAAAAAAGCTGTTGCGATAGTGGATAAAACTGTTGCAACAGAGGCGTCAGGAAACATAACACCACAAAATGCTTTAGATTATGCCAAATGTGGAGTAGATTATATTTCTATGGGTGCGCTTACCCATTCGGTAAAAGGGTTGGATTTAAGTCTGAAAGCGGTTGTTGGTTAA
- a CDS encoding DUF4783 domain-containing protein, giving the protein MKKFFLLFFLTSAVSIVKADVIEEIAAFMKSGDVKSMSGYFAPTVELNILGQEEIYSNVQTAIILKDFFQKNPPKSSQIIHKVTSNSNYKFAVILLNTSKNIFRVSYELKITSGKFLIAQIRIEENKE; this is encoded by the coding sequence ATGAAAAAGTTTTTTTTGTTGTTTTTTCTTACAAGTGCTGTAAGTATTGTTAAGGCAGATGTGATAGAAGAAATTGCAGCATTTATGAAAAGTGGTGATGTTAAATCCATGTCCGGATATTTTGCTCCTACTGTTGAGTTAAACATATTGGGACAAGAAGAGATTTACTCGAATGTGCAGACTGCAATTATTTTGAAAGACTTTTTTCAGAAAAATCCACCTAAATCTTCTCAAATAATCCATAAAGTGACTTCAAATTCAAACTATAAATTTGCGGTTATTTTATTGAATACCAGTAAAAATATCTTTAGAGTTAGCTATGAACTGAAGATCACGTCCGGTAAATTTTTGATAGCTCAAATTAGAATAGAAGAAAACAAAGAATAA
- the gpmI gene encoding 2,3-bisphosphoglycerate-independent phosphoglycerate mutase, translated as MKNKKVALIILDGWGYGRKDSSNAILAAKTPFFNACLAQYPNSKLVASGTAVGLPEGQMGNSEVGHMNLGAGRIVYQELGRINKAVEDNEFVSNTALKNAFEYAKNNNKKIHFIGLVSNGGVHSHINHLKGLCDAAKSFGLNDVFIHAFLDGRDTDPNSGLGFITELSDYLQHSSGKLASTIGRYYAMDRDNRWERVKLAYDVMVKAEGKKVQSVIEGIQQSYAEGVTDEFVKPMVVCDENGNPLAKIEDGDAVICFNFRTDRGREISLALTQKEFPEQDMKPLDIHYVTMTTYDETFKNVHVAFEKDDLRMTLGEVLEGAGKNQIRIAETEKYPHVTFFFSGGREKEFNNEKRLLIPSPKVATYDLQPEMSANGIKDAIIPELEKGWADFVCLNFANPDMVGHTGVFEAVVKAVETVDACAEAVVKTGIANGYSFIILADHGNADYMVNDDGSANTAHTTNVVPCILIDEDYKAIKDGKLGDIAPTILKLMGIDIPQEMSGNVLV; from the coding sequence GTGAAAAATAAAAAAGTTGCGCTTATTATATTAGACGGCTGGGGATATGGCCGAAAGGATTCTTCAAATGCCATTTTAGCGGCAAAAACACCTTTTTTTAACGCCTGTTTAGCTCAATATCCCAATAGTAAATTAGTAGCTTCCGGCACAGCTGTTGGTCTTCCTGAAGGTCAAATGGGAAACTCTGAGGTTGGGCACATGAACCTGGGTGCGGGAAGAATAGTTTATCAGGAGTTGGGACGTATTAACAAAGCTGTTGAAGACAATGAATTTGTGAGCAATACTGCCCTGAAAAACGCCTTTGAATACGCAAAAAACAACAATAAGAAAATTCATTTCATCGGTCTGGTTTCTAACGGTGGAGTACACTCTCATATTAACCATCTAAAAGGACTTTGCGATGCGGCAAAATCTTTCGGGTTAAACGATGTTTTTATTCATGCATTTCTGGATGGCCGTGACACTGACCCCAATTCGGGACTTGGTTTTATAACTGAACTTAGCGACTATTTACAACATTCTTCCGGTAAGTTAGCCTCTACAATAGGCAGATATTATGCTATGGACCGCGATAATCGTTGGGAGCGTGTAAAACTAGCCTACGACGTAATGGTTAAGGCTGAAGGGAAAAAAGTACAGTCTGTTATAGAAGGTATACAGCAATCCTATGCTGAAGGAGTTACAGACGAATTTGTTAAACCAATGGTTGTTTGTGATGAAAACGGCAATCCTTTAGCAAAAATTGAAGATGGCGATGCGGTAATCTGTTTCAATTTCAGAACTGACAGAGGAAGGGAAATATCTTTGGCACTTACTCAGAAAGAATTCCCTGAACAGGACATGAAGCCTTTGGATATTCACTATGTTACCATGACGACTTATGATGAAACTTTTAAAAATGTACATGTTGCATTTGAAAAGGATGATTTAAGAATGACTCTTGGTGAGGTATTGGAAGGTGCTGGCAAAAACCAGATCAGAATTGCAGAGACTGAAAAATATCCTCACGTTACTTTCTTCTTTTCCGGAGGTCGCGAAAAGGAATTCAATAATGAGAAAAGGCTATTAATTCCTTCTCCTAAAGTAGCTACTTATGATTTGCAACCGGAAATGAGTGCAAATGGTATTAAAGATGCTATTATTCCAGAATTAGAAAAAGGGTGGGCCGATTTTGTTTGTTTAAATTTTGCCAATCCGGATATGGTTGGACATACAGGAGTTTTCGAGGCCGTGGTAAAGGCTGTTGAGACGGTTGATGCATGTGCTGAGGCTGTAGTGAAAACAGGTATAGCAAACGGTTATTCTTTTATTATTCTTGCGGACCATGGTAACGCTGATTATATGGTGAACGACGACGGTTCTGCTAATACTGCACATACTACTAATGTAGTTCCTTGTATTTTAATAGACGAGGATTATAAAGCTATTAAGGATGGAAAGCTAGGAGATATTGCTCCAACTATCCTAAAATTAATGGGAATTGATATTCCTCAGGAGATGAGCGGGAACGTTTTAGTTTAA
- a CDS encoding Fur family transcriptional regulator — MSNNTAHILDHKHISPTPMRQLVLDTLLNKKSALSINDIEKMLYPADRITIYRTLKTFEQKGLIHQVEDGSGSLKYALCQDSCDDNAHHDVHVHFSCKACKETFCLPKNQIPKISLPQGYQPEEISLTVKGVCKDCQITMQ; from the coding sequence ATGAGTAACAATACAGCACATATTTTAGATCATAAACATATTTCCCCTACGCCAATGCGGCAGCTGGTTTTGGACACGCTGTTGAATAAGAAATCAGCTTTAAGTATTAATGATATCGAAAAAATGTTGTATCCTGCAGATAGAATCACCATTTACAGGACATTGAAGACTTTCGAGCAAAAAGGATTGATTCATCAAGTAGAAGACGGAAGCGGATCTTTAAAATATGCGCTTTGTCAGGACAGTTGTGACGATAATGCACACCACGATGTCCACGTACATTTTTCTTGTAAAGCATGTAAAGAAACATTTTGTCTGCCAAAAAATCAGATCCCTAAGATTTCCTTACCTCAGGGATATCAACCAGAAGAGATAAGCCTTACCGTAAAAGGCGTATGTAAAGACTGTCAGATTACAATGCAATAG
- a CDS encoding heavy metal translocating P-type ATPase, with product MSNILQHSHDNHDHDHGNDVQKVNTPEWKSHLNLIIALGIFLVMMVLEYGFHFNTNNYLGLVIFLFAYYLAGSDVLKLAWVKARRSDFFNEFSLMSIATIGAFSIGAYSEGVAVMIFYSIGEWFQESAVKKAKNNIKALLDIRPDTVTVIRNNTPIDVKPTEVVIGEMIQVKPGEKVALDGILNTEHATFNTAALTGESKPDEKYNGDEILAGMINESKLAEVKVTSLFRDSKLSKILEMVQDATARKSKTQLFISRFAKIYTPIVFALAVLLVVIPSFIYPDYVFTDWLYRGLVFLVISCPCALVVSIPLGYFGGISLASKNGILFKGGNFLDVMSTIDTVVMDKTGTLTKGVFKVQEMDTEMDRNDFIKIVAAIESKSSHPIAKAITQYADGKYEDTVVKDVEEIAGHGLRGTVDGKDVLAGNGKLLRKFNISFPDHIENIVESIVVVAVDKRYAGYITVADEIKEDAAHTISDLKKNDILTIMLSGDKDTIVQKTAYLLGLDKAFGALLPENKVNKVKELKNANKRIAFVGDGVNDAPVIALADVGIAMGGLGSDAAIETADVVIQTDQPSKILSAIKIGKITKWIVWQNIILAMAVKIAVLILGAEGVASLWEAVIADVGVALLAILNAVRIQAKKI from the coding sequence ATGAGCAACATACTTCAACATAGTCATGACAATCATGACCACGATCATGGAAATGATGTTCAAAAGGTAAATACTCCTGAATGGAAGTCGCACCTTAATTTGATCATTGCGCTGGGCATTTTTCTGGTGATGATGGTTCTTGAATATGGTTTTCACTTCAATACAAATAATTATTTGGGACTTGTTATTTTCCTTTTTGCTTATTATTTGGCGGGAAGTGACGTTTTGAAATTGGCATGGGTAAAAGCCAGACGTTCCGATTTCTTTAATGAATTTTCCTTGATGAGTATAGCCACGATTGGTGCTTTTAGCATAGGTGCTTACAGCGAAGGTGTTGCGGTTATGATTTTCTATTCTATTGGAGAATGGTTTCAGGAAAGCGCTGTAAAAAAAGCAAAGAACAACATTAAAGCTTTGCTGGATATTCGCCCCGATACCGTTACCGTCATCAGAAATAATACTCCCATAGATGTAAAACCTACCGAAGTAGTTATTGGAGAGATGATACAGGTAAAACCCGGAGAAAAGGTGGCTCTGGATGGTATTTTGAATACTGAACATGCTACTTTCAACACTGCTGCGCTAACCGGCGAAAGTAAGCCAGATGAGAAATATAACGGAGATGAGATTCTCGCCGGTATGATTAATGAAAGCAAACTTGCCGAGGTAAAAGTGACTTCACTGTTTCGCGATAGTAAATTGAGCAAGATATTGGAAATGGTACAGGATGCAACCGCAAGGAAATCAAAAACTCAACTATTCATTTCCCGATTTGCTAAAATATACACGCCGATAGTTTTTGCTTTGGCTGTACTTTTGGTTGTCATTCCGTCTTTCATATACCCAGACTATGTTTTTACAGATTGGTTATACAGAGGTTTGGTATTTTTAGTAATCAGCTGCCCTTGTGCGCTGGTTGTTTCGATTCCCCTGGGGTATTTTGGAGGTATAAGCCTGGCATCAAAAAATGGTATTCTTTTTAAAGGTGGAAATTTTCTTGATGTTATGAGCACTATCGACACGGTAGTAATGGACAAAACTGGTACATTAACCAAGGGTGTTTTTAAAGTTCAGGAAATGGACACCGAAATGGACAGGAATGATTTCATCAAAATAGTCGCTGCTATTGAGAGCAAATCAAGCCATCCTATTGCCAAAGCCATTACTCAATATGCCGATGGAAAGTACGAAGATACGGTGGTAAAGGATGTTGAGGAAATTGCAGGTCATGGATTAAGAGGAACTGTCGACGGAAAAGATGTGCTTGCAGGTAATGGAAAGTTACTTAGGAAGTTTAATATTTCTTTTCCCGACCATATAGAAAACATAGTAGAAAGTATTGTGGTTGTCGCTGTGGACAAACGATACGCAGGTTATATTACTGTCGCGGATGAGATAAAAGAAGATGCTGCACATACTATTTCTGATTTAAAAAAGAACGATATCTTAACCATAATGCTTAGTGGGGATAAAGACACCATAGTTCAAAAAACAGCTTATTTATTGGGTTTAGACAAAGCTTTCGGAGCGCTCTTACCAGAAAACAAAGTTAATAAGGTTAAAGAACTAAAAAATGCAAATAAAAGAATTGCATTTGTTGGCGACGGTGTTAATGATGCCCCTGTTATTGCTTTAGCTGATGTTGGTATCGCTATGGGAGGATTGGGAAGTGATGCCGCCATTGAAACCGCTGATGTTGTTATTCAAACGGATCAGCCTTCTAAAATACTTTCTGCTATAAAGATCGGGAAAATCACCAAATGGATCGTTTGGCAGAATATTATACTGGCTATGGCTGTAAAAATTGCCGTCTTGATTTTGGGAGCCGAAGGCGTTGCCTCTTTATGGGAAGCAGTAATTGCCGATGTTGGCGTTGCATTATTAGCTATCCTGAATGCTGTAAGGATACAGGCAAAGAAGATATAG
- a CDS encoding DinB family protein, translating to MRKIDKGEFLQDLIVRAERQLNFINTDIRNLENEKLRWKAEQEWSIAECLEHLNTYSMYYLPLLEDKIKQFKTSDILDDFFLRGFVGQFFVKMMGNTKKYKAAKRHVPAGKQNPEITVTDFVRYQKQLLECLRFAKHLNLSECRIPISINRIIKLRLGDIFEFLIAHTERHTQQIKRQLTLSERSSAKTTLL from the coding sequence ATGAGAAAAATAGACAAAGGTGAGTTTTTACAGGATTTAATAGTAAGAGCAGAACGGCAATTGAATTTTATAAATACAGATATACGAAATTTAGAAAACGAGAAATTGCGATGGAAAGCCGAACAAGAGTGGAGTATAGCTGAATGTTTAGAGCATTTGAATACCTATAGCATGTATTATTTGCCGCTATTAGAGGATAAAATAAAACAGTTCAAAACAAGCGATATTCTGGATGATTTTTTTCTAAGAGGATTTGTAGGCCAGTTTTTTGTTAAGATGATGGGAAATACAAAAAAATATAAAGCTGCTAAAAGACATGTGCCCGCAGGAAAGCAAAACCCGGAAATAACTGTCACCGATTTTGTTAGGTATCAAAAACAATTATTGGAATGCTTGCGTTTTGCTAAACATCTCAATTTAAGTGAATGTAGAATCCCAATCTCAATTAATAGAATTATTAAATTGAGGTTGGGAGATATATTTGAATTCTTAATCGCTCATACCGAAAGGCACACACAACAAATAAAAAGGCAGTTAACGCTGTCTGAAAGATCAAGTGCAAAAACAACACTATTATAA